The sequence ACGGTGCTGACGATTGCGCCAGGAATTTTAATTTTGATGACATGCTTCACCCGCATCATCATTGTGCTAGCCTTTGTACGACAAGGGCTCGCCACTCAATCGACGCCACCAAACCAAGTGTTAATTGGGCTTGCGTTGTTTATGACCGCCTTTATTATGGCCCCTGTCATTCAAGAAGTGTATGAGACAGCATACGTGCCTTTAGCGGATGGGGAGTATTCCAGCGAGGAAGCATTTGAGGCAGCCGTTGTACCAATTAAAGAATTTATGAGCGCCCATACAAGGGAAAAGGATTTGGCGTTGTTTATGGGGTACGGCGGATATGACAGGCCTGCTTCAATCGACGACGTGCCGTTGACGGCGCTTGTGCCTGCTTTTGCAATTAGTGAGTTAAAAACAGCCTTTCAAATCGGCTTTTTGATTTTTATCCCTTTTCTTGTGATCGATATGATTGTTGCTAGTGTATTAATGTCGATGGGGATGATGATGCTGCCACCTGTCATGATCGCTCTGCCGTTTAAAGTGCTCTTGTTCGTGTTAGTAGATGGCTGGTATTTAGTCGTTCAAAGCTTGCTGATCAGCTATCAATAGCGATGGGAACAATCATAATCGGCTCTCGTATTCTAGTGGGGCTGGCAGTTGCAGGAATGAACCAATGAGATTACCGATTCAATAGGAGTGAGCCGCTATGAGTTTAGAAATGGTTACGCACTTAGCCCAAAGCGGTGTATGGACCGTACTGATCGTTGCTGGTCCGCTTTTGGTTGTAGCGTTGGCGCTCGGTCTGATTGTAAGTATATTCCAAGCGACGACGCAAATCCAGGAGCAAACACTAGCATTTATCCCTAAAATTGCTGGCGTGCTGCTTGCGCTCGTTTTCTTTGGCCCGTGGATGTTGTCGCAACTGACTGAGATGGCGTATAGCATTTACAACAATTTGTATAGGTTTATTGGCTGATGGATGAATGGCTAACGCTTTATCCGGCTTTTTTACTTATATTTATTCGCGTCAGCTCTTTTTTCGTCGTGCTGCCGCTTTTCAACCACCGGACGGTGCCTGCTCCGCTCAAGCTCGGACTATCGGCGTTTTTGGCTGCAATTCTCGCAGTATCTCTCGACGTGCCTGAGTTAGCACTAGATTTGCCATTTTTGCTTCTTGCCTTAAAGGAATTTGCGATTGGCATTGCTGCTGGACTGATCGCTTCGATGATTCTCTATGCTGTGCAAGTTGCGGGCGGTGTGATTGATTTCCATTTAGGCTTTATGCTTGCCAATGTCGTTGACCCGCAGACCGGGGCGCAAAGCCCGTTGACAGGAAGTTATTTATACCTTTTCGCGATGTTATATTTGCTAATTATAGACGGACACCATTTGCTTCTTGATGGCGTAATCTACAGTTATCAATTTGTCCCTCTTGACCAACTGGCGCTTCCGTTTGGGAGCGGGCATGTCATGGAGCATGTGGCGCAAGTGATGGTGATGCTGTTTGCGATGGCAGTGTCGATGGCTATGCCTGTAGTTGGTGCACTCTTTTTAGTTGATGTGGCCTTAGGCATTATCTCAAGAACCGTTCCGCAAATGAATGTGTTTGTCGTCGGGATTCCAATTAAGATGTTGGCAGGTTTTATCGTGTTTGCTATCTATATCGGCGTCTTTTTTATGAGCGTGAACGTTTTATTTGAAGAATTATTGCTTGCGATGAGGCGTCTGCTAGAAGGGCTAGGTGGTGGTCCGCAATGACAAGGCTACCTATGGATCTGCAATGGTTTGCAGAGGAGAAAACAGAAAAAGCGACGCCTAAAAAAAGGCAGGAGACCCGCAAAAAAGGGCAAGTGCCAAAGAGCCAGGACGTCAATACCGCGTTTATGCTATTTGCCGCATTTTTGCTTCTATCCCTCTTTGCTGGGCCAATGCTGTTTGCTGCTTTGAAGGAAATGATGGCTGATGTGTTTCAGCGCTTTCTATCATTGCCGCTAACAGCTGAAAATAGTGCGGCATTGTTTAACGAATTGACATGGGAGATGGGAATGGCGGCTTTGCCGATTATGGCGCTGACTGTTCTTGCCGGCGCATTTGCCAGCTTCGTGCAAGTCGGTTCTTTATTTACGGCCGAGCCAATGAAACTGAAACTGGAAAAATTAGATCCGATTAAAGGGGCCAAGCGAATATTTTCGACGCGGGCACTCGTCGAACTTGGCAAATCGATGTTAAAGATTGTCTTTATTGGCGCAGCAGTGGCCTTTGTGATTTATGCAAATATAGGCGATGTCTTGCTTTTATCACAAAAAAGTGTTGAGGTCGGCGCTGCTTCGATTGGCCATTTAACAGTGACAATGGGACTGTTTGCGGCGGTATTGTTAATGGTCCTCGCTATACCAGATTACCTTTACCAGCGCTATGACCATGAAAAGCAAATCCGGATGTCAAAAAAAGATATTCGTGATGAGCATAAGACGATGGAAGGTGACCCGAAAATTAGGGCGCGCCGGAAACAACGGCAATTGGAAATGTCGATGAACAGGATTATGCAAGAAGTGCCAAAAGCGGATGTCGTCATTACAAACCCGACCCATTACGCGGTAGCGCTTCGCTACGACCAAGAACAAGCCGATGCGCCAATCGTTGTCGCAAAAGGCGTTGATTATATGGCTGAACGAATTAAAACGGTCGCCAAAAGCCATGATGTTCCGCTTGTTGAAAACGTTGCGTTAGCAAGGGCGATGTATGCGTCTGTTGAACTGATGCATCCAATCCATGAAGACATGTTCCAAGCTGTCGCCGAAGTGCTTGCCTACGTGTACCGGTTAAAGAAAAACAAACATTAAACATGAAAAGGAGGGAGATGCGATGAAAGCGAGGGATTTAACGGTTTTAGCAGGCGTGATTTTAATCATTGTTATGCTGATTATCCCGCTTCCGCCTTTTTTGCTCGATGTCTTAATTATATTCAATATTTCACTGTCATTGCTCATTTTGCTAGTAGCCATCAGTACAAAAGATGCCCTTGACTTTTCCATTTTTCCAACGATGCTGTTGCTCGTCACACTGTTTCGCTTAGGATTAAGCGTGTCGACGACACGGTCGATTCTCGGCAA is a genomic window of Shouchella clausii containing:
- the fliP gene encoding flagellar type III secretion system pore protein FliP (The bacterial flagellar biogenesis protein FliP forms a type III secretion system (T3SS)-type pore required for flagellar assembly.); this translates as MATTVQIALLLTVLTIAPGILILMTCFTRIIIVLAFVRQGLATQSTPPNQVLIGLALFMTAFIMAPVIQEVYETAYVPLADGEYSSEEAFEAAVVPIKEFMSAHTREKDLALFMGYGGYDRPASIDDVPLTALVPAFAISELKTAFQIGFLIFIPFLVIDMIVASVLMSMGMMMLPPVMIALPFKVLLFVLVDGWYLVVQSLLISYQ
- the fliQ gene encoding flagellar biosynthesis protein FliQ, coding for MSLEMVTHLAQSGVWTVLIVAGPLLVVALALGLIVSIFQATTQIQEQTLAFIPKIAGVLLALVFFGPWMLSQLTEMAYSIYNNLYRFIG
- the fliR gene encoding flagellar biosynthetic protein FliR — translated: MDEWLTLYPAFLLIFIRVSSFFVVLPLFNHRTVPAPLKLGLSAFLAAILAVSLDVPELALDLPFLLLALKEFAIGIAAGLIASMILYAVQVAGGVIDFHLGFMLANVVDPQTGAQSPLTGSYLYLFAMLYLLIIDGHHLLLDGVIYSYQFVPLDQLALPFGSGHVMEHVAQVMVMLFAMAVSMAMPVVGALFLVDVALGIISRTVPQMNVFVVGIPIKMLAGFIVFAIYIGVFFMSVNVLFEELLLAMRRLLEGLGGGPQ
- the flhB gene encoding flagellar biosynthesis protein FlhB; this translates as MTRLPMDLQWFAEEKTEKATPKKRQETRKKGQVPKSQDVNTAFMLFAAFLLLSLFAGPMLFAALKEMMADVFQRFLSLPLTAENSAALFNELTWEMGMAALPIMALTVLAGAFASFVQVGSLFTAEPMKLKLEKLDPIKGAKRIFSTRALVELGKSMLKIVFIGAAVAFVIYANIGDVLLLSQKSVEVGAASIGHLTVTMGLFAAVLLMVLAIPDYLYQRYDHEKQIRMSKKDIRDEHKTMEGDPKIRARRKQRQLEMSMNRIMQEVPKADVVITNPTHYAVALRYDQEQADAPIVVAKGVDYMAERIKTVAKSHDVPLVENVALARAMYASVELMHPIHEDMFQAVAEVLAYVYRLKKNKH